The following are encoded in a window of Brevibacillus sp. DP1.3A genomic DNA:
- a CDS encoding OsmC family protein, whose amino-acid sequence MEFQAKENGFVTQLSYGELHVSGDEQYGFRPYQLLVSSIAVCSGGVLRKVLDKMRMPCTDMKVTADVQRNEAEANRVEKIHLHFIITGENMKEEKVQKAIEAASKNCPMVQSVKGSIVVTESFELVS is encoded by the coding sequence ATGGAATTTCAAGCGAAAGAAAATGGCTTTGTCACTCAACTGTCCTACGGTGAGCTGCACGTATCAGGTGATGAACAGTATGGCTTTCGCCCCTACCAGCTCTTGGTCTCTTCCATCGCTGTTTGCAGTGGCGGTGTTTTGCGAAAAGTATTGGACAAGATGAGAATGCCGTGCACGGATATGAAAGTAACAGCAGATGTTCAGCGAAATGAGGCAGAGGCAAATCGGGTTGAAAAAATTCACCTCCACTTCATCATTACGGGTGAAAATATGAAAGAAGAAAAAGTGCAAAAAGCTATTGAAGCCGCGAGCAAAAATTGCCCGATGGTCCAATCTGTCAAGGGAAGCATCGTCGTAACCGAGTCCTTCGAATTGGTATCTTAA
- a CDS encoding amino acid permease: MNTGNERDTQLERSMKSRHLFMLSLGGVIGTGLFLNAGFTINQAGPGGALVAYIIGGILLYLVMTCLGELSVKMPVTGSFQAYASKYIGPASGFTLGWMYWLGSATTAGVEFTAAGMVMQRWFPDTPIWIWCALFIVLLFTFNALTTKGFAETEYWFAGIKVLAVLIFIIVGLGAIFGIVSMEGRPAPFLSNFSADGGLFPFGIAIVFVTMMNVVFSYQGSELIGIAAGEAENPQKTIPRAIRNVVFRILVFYVASVTILSALFPSSELGLLESPFVTVFDAVGIPFAADIMNFVILTALLSVGNSCLYAATRLLWSLSHSNMAHPAFGKLTKRKVPLNALLATLAFSLLSLLTSVVAADTVYVLLMAVSGIAVTFTWMGIALSQFNFRRQYLREGGKIEDLQFVAPFYPVMPLLCLALCTFILIFPAFDPTQRIGLFYGIGALVLFYTFYYVRYGRKKAHKPNLPTQG; the protein is encoded by the coding sequence ATGAACACTGGGAATGAAAGAGATACACAGCTAGAACGCTCCATGAAAAGTCGCCACCTGTTTATGCTGTCGTTAGGTGGTGTGATCGGGACAGGGCTCTTCCTCAACGCTGGCTTCACGATCAATCAGGCTGGACCAGGCGGAGCGCTTGTCGCCTATATCATCGGCGGGATTTTGCTGTATCTGGTCATGACGTGCCTAGGTGAGCTTTCTGTAAAGATGCCAGTAACAGGCTCTTTCCAAGCCTACGCCAGCAAGTATATTGGTCCGGCGAGCGGGTTTACACTGGGATGGATGTATTGGCTAGGGTCAGCTACAACGGCAGGGGTAGAGTTTACTGCCGCGGGCATGGTCATGCAACGGTGGTTCCCGGATACACCGATCTGGATTTGGTGCGCGCTCTTTATCGTTTTGCTCTTTACCTTCAATGCGCTGACGACAAAAGGTTTTGCAGAAACCGAGTACTGGTTTGCCGGAATTAAAGTATTAGCCGTTCTTATTTTTATTATTGTCGGACTAGGGGCTATATTCGGTATTGTCAGTATGGAAGGAAGGCCCGCCCCGTTTCTCTCCAACTTCTCGGCAGATGGGGGACTATTCCCGTTTGGCATTGCGATCGTCTTTGTGACGATGATGAACGTTGTATTCTCTTATCAAGGCTCTGAACTGATCGGAATTGCAGCCGGGGAAGCAGAAAACCCGCAAAAGACCATTCCGCGGGCGATTCGCAACGTTGTGTTTCGTATTCTCGTGTTCTATGTGGCGTCGGTCACGATCTTGTCCGCCCTCTTTCCCTCAAGTGAGCTGGGACTCTTGGAAAGTCCGTTTGTGACGGTATTTGATGCAGTGGGGATTCCATTTGCAGCGGATATCATGAACTTCGTCATCTTGACGGCTCTGTTGTCTGTCGGCAACTCATGCTTGTACGCAGCCACTCGCTTGTTGTGGTCCCTTTCCCATAGCAATATGGCTCATCCTGCTTTTGGAAAATTGACCAAGCGTAAAGTGCCCTTGAACGCGCTCTTGGCGACGCTGGCGTTCTCGCTTCTATCTCTGTTAACCAGCGTGGTTGCAGCGGATACGGTATACGTGCTGCTCATGGCTGTATCCGGTATTGCGGTTACCTTCACGTGGATGGGGATTGCTCTCTCTCAATTCAATTTCCGCCGTCAATACTTGCGTGAGGGTGGAAAAATAGAAGATTTACAGTTCGTAGCACCGTTTTACCCGGTGATGCCGCTCCTGTGTCTGGCTCTTTGCACATTCATTCTTATCTTTCCGGCGTTTGACCCGACACAGCGAATTGGACTCTTCTATGGAATTGGTGCACTCGTGCTGTTCTATACCTTCTATTATGTGCGCTATGGACGCAAAAAGGCGCATAAACCGAATCTCCCAACGCAAGGCTAA
- a CDS encoding amino acid deaminase/aldolase produces MRDYRYYQSAFAGVPKPFAFVDLDLLEENAEQISLQSNGKPVRIASKSIRSVAILKHVLQLDDCFRGLMCYSAPEVLHLCEAGFDDLLLGYPLWEKSWLLALASEIKNGRSITLMIDSLPHVEQLEQIARETGTRLPVCLDIDMSSDVLGLHFGVWRSPLRSLEASLSLAKRVTSSDHLYLDGVMGYEAQIAGVGDRYPRQFLKNSVIRLLKQYSVKEVAARRATLVHAIHELGISPRFVNGGGTGSLHLTGKEDAVTEVTAGSGFFSPGLFDYFQDFRFHPAAGFALEIIRKPTEHIYTCAGGGYIASGSAGRDRLPKPYLPAGAKLFPNEGAGEVQTPIHYQGMETLELGDPIFFRHAKAGELCERFTRLYCISGGKIIEEVTTYRGDGLCSL; encoded by the coding sequence ATGCGGGATTATCGCTATTATCAGTCTGCCTTTGCCGGTGTTCCCAAGCCGTTCGCTTTCGTCGACCTAGATCTGCTGGAGGAAAATGCGGAGCAAATTAGTTTGCAAAGCAATGGAAAACCCGTTCGAATCGCGAGCAAGTCGATTCGAAGCGTTGCCATTCTCAAACATGTATTGCAGTTGGACGATTGCTTTCGTGGTCTCATGTGCTATTCCGCTCCTGAGGTGCTTCACCTGTGCGAGGCAGGCTTCGATGACCTGCTACTCGGCTATCCTCTCTGGGAAAAAAGCTGGCTTTTGGCACTCGCCTCTGAGATTAAGAATGGACGCTCCATTACTTTGATGATCGACTCTCTCCCTCATGTCGAACAGCTCGAACAAATCGCCCGGGAAACAGGAACCAGACTGCCTGTCTGTCTCGATATCGACATGTCGTCTGATGTGTTGGGACTGCATTTCGGCGTCTGGCGCTCACCACTTCGCTCTCTCGAGGCGTCCCTCTCCCTTGCCAAGCGCGTTACTTCCTCCGATCATCTCTACCTAGATGGCGTCATGGGGTACGAAGCTCAAATTGCTGGCGTGGGTGATCGATACCCTCGTCAATTCCTGAAAAACAGCGTCATTCGTCTCCTCAAGCAATATTCCGTGAAAGAAGTGGCTGCTCGTCGTGCCACACTGGTGCATGCCATTCACGAGCTAGGTATTTCTCCCCGCTTCGTAAACGGTGGAGGAACGGGCAGCTTGCACTTGACCGGGAAAGAAGACGCCGTTACAGAGGTTACAGCAGGCTCCGGATTTTTTTCGCCTGGGCTCTTTGACTACTTTCAAGATTTCCGGTTTCATCCTGCTGCCGGATTTGCTCTGGAGATTATCCGCAAGCCCACAGAGCATATCTACACATGTGCCGGCGGAGGCTACATCGCCTCTGGCTCTGCTGGACGTGACAGACTCCCCAAGCCATACTTGCCAGCGGGAGCAAAGCTGTTCCCCAACGAAGGAGCAGGTGAAGTACAGACACCGATTCACTACCAAGGCATGGAAACGCTGGAGCTGGGAGACCCGATCTTTTTTCGCCATGCCAAAGCAGGAGAGCTCTGCGAACGTTTTACCCGGCTGTATTGCATCTCTGGCGGGAAAATCATCGAGGAAGTGACCACCTATCGGGGGGATGGATTATGCTCACTGTAA
- a CDS encoding ABC transporter substrate-binding protein, with product MKRLRIQAWLPGFMILSLLLLTACGQTASPNPSAPAQENKGSETRVLKHAKGESTIPLKPKRVVALQYVGSMLALGMKPIGALKGHMEGADMAPLVSGIEVVGDYDAYNLEKILELQPDLILTGSDDEQQVYEKLTKIAPVVAIDFDQHDVFGHVQKVAEALGMEKEGKAWEEKYKAKVEEARKLVQAKIGKNETVAAMNVRAKTIKMYGARNMGHVLYNDLQLTPPALIKTEIEKDPLFWSNDLSMELLPEYTADHIFLMLFPGEDATQYLKEIEQSSLWKNLPAVKNNHVYVVDVDRWLGYEPILIEKQLDEAVQDLTGTKK from the coding sequence ATGAAACGATTACGCATACAGGCTTGGCTTCCCGGATTCATGATTCTTTCCTTGCTCTTGCTCACTGCATGCGGTCAGACAGCCAGCCCTAATCCATCGGCACCTGCACAAGAGAACAAAGGTAGCGAAACACGCGTATTGAAGCACGCGAAAGGCGAATCCACCATTCCCTTGAAGCCAAAACGTGTCGTAGCCCTGCAATATGTAGGCTCTATGCTTGCTCTAGGTATGAAGCCAATCGGAGCATTGAAGGGACATATGGAAGGTGCCGACATGGCTCCGTTGGTCAGTGGCATCGAAGTCGTGGGAGATTATGATGCTTACAATCTGGAGAAAATCCTTGAATTGCAGCCTGACTTGATCTTGACAGGCTCCGATGACGAACAACAAGTATATGAGAAGCTGACAAAAATCGCTCCCGTTGTTGCCATCGATTTTGATCAACACGATGTCTTTGGTCATGTACAGAAGGTAGCGGAAGCACTAGGTATGGAGAAAGAAGGAAAGGCTTGGGAAGAAAAGTACAAAGCAAAGGTGGAAGAAGCTCGCAAGCTCGTACAAGCCAAGATCGGAAAAAACGAGACCGTCGCAGCTATGAACGTCCGTGCGAAAACAATCAAAATGTACGGCGCTCGTAATATGGGGCATGTTTTGTACAACGATCTACAGTTGACGCCACCTGCACTCATCAAGACCGAGATTGAAAAAGACCCGCTGTTTTGGTCAAATGACCTGTCGATGGAGCTTTTGCCAGAATATACGGCCGACCATATTTTCCTGATGCTGTTCCCAGGGGAAGATGCCACCCAATATCTAAAAGAAATCGAGCAAAGCAGTCTGTGGAAGAACTTGCCCGCTGTCAAAAACAATCATGTTTACGTAGTCGATGTGGATAGATGGCTTGGCTACGAGCCCATTTTGATTGAAAAGCAGCTGGATGAGGCTGTGCAGGATTTGACTGGAACGAAGAAATAA
- a CDS encoding dimethylarginine dimethylaminohydrolase family protein, which translates to MKFSRAIVRKPGKSYVNGLTTSDLGSPDFELALKQHAAYVEALKQTGLDVTVLEADERFPDSTFVEDTAVLTEKCAVITNPGAESRNGEIEDMKLVLPRFYDTIEYIQAPGFLDGGDVMQVDNHFYVGLSTRTNEEGAIQFREILSKYGYEVTIVPLKEFFHLKTGIAYLGNDLLVLAGEFIDSEVFSQYKHLIVEKEVEYSANCIHINDYVIIPKGFDSTKKQITDAGYNVIELDMSEFRKQDGGLSCLSLRF; encoded by the coding sequence ATGAAATTTTCACGTGCGATTGTAAGAAAACCGGGAAAGAGTTATGTAAATGGTTTGACGACTTCTGATTTGGGTTCACCTGATTTTGAACTTGCTCTCAAACAGCATGCCGCTTATGTAGAAGCGCTGAAACAGACAGGTCTGGATGTAACCGTTCTGGAAGCGGACGAGCGTTTCCCGGATTCTACGTTTGTGGAAGATACAGCTGTCCTCACGGAAAAGTGCGCCGTCATCACCAATCCTGGTGCAGAAAGCCGCAATGGTGAAATTGAGGATATGAAATTGGTGCTTCCTCGTTTTTATGACACGATTGAATATATTCAGGCCCCTGGCTTCCTCGATGGTGGAGACGTGATGCAGGTAGATAACCATTTCTATGTCGGTCTGTCGACACGCACCAATGAAGAAGGAGCCATCCAGTTCCGCGAGATTCTCTCCAAATACGGGTATGAAGTCACCATTGTTCCGTTGAAAGAGTTTTTCCACCTGAAAACAGGAATCGCCTACCTTGGCAATGACTTGCTGGTTCTGGCTGGGGAATTCATCGATTCTGAAGTATTTAGCCAATACAAGCATCTGATCGTGGAAAAAGAAGTCGAGTATTCTGCGAACTGCATCCATATCAACGACTACGTCATTATTCCAAAAGGCTTTGATAGCACGAAAAAGCAAATCACTGACGCTGGCTACAATGTGATTGAGCTGGATATGTCTGAATTCCGCAAACAAGACGGAGGATTGAGCTGCCTGTCCCTGCGTTTCTAG
- a CDS encoding IclR family transcriptional regulator, with amino-acid sequence MVQSIDRAMSIISVLVSDPNKQHWSISEIAEQTNLPLSTVHRLISSLIKHGLILQVPENKQYKVGYTWMEIGLRILDKMDMRAVARTVMERLAADVRETVYLNIPQGSHAIVLERVEGPMSVRSMDNLGERIPLHIGAANKTILASMNPTEAEQIVTDLIPDAEKRRELLERLPEIRQSGYAVSYGEKTEGTASIAAPIFGVNQKVVGALSIGVPSYRINEQLLSSLIEQTQQSAKEISHKIGALP; translated from the coding sequence TTGGTACAATCGATTGACCGGGCAATGAGCATCATCTCCGTCCTGGTATCAGATCCAAACAAGCAGCATTGGTCCATCTCGGAAATTGCTGAACAAACGAACCTACCACTGAGTACGGTACACCGTTTAATAAGCAGCCTCATCAAGCATGGACTCATCCTCCAGGTTCCTGAGAACAAGCAGTACAAGGTCGGCTATACGTGGATGGAAATCGGGCTGCGCATCCTGGACAAGATGGATATGCGCGCTGTCGCCCGAACTGTCATGGAGCGATTGGCAGCAGATGTAAGAGAAACTGTCTATCTGAACATTCCACAGGGCTCTCATGCCATCGTACTCGAACGAGTGGAAGGTCCCATGTCTGTCAGAAGCATGGATAATCTGGGCGAGCGTATTCCGCTACATATCGGTGCGGCAAATAAAACGATTCTCGCCAGCATGAATCCGACCGAAGCAGAGCAAATCGTGACCGATTTAATCCCGGATGCAGAAAAACGCCGTGAGCTGTTAGAACGGCTGCCAGAAATCAGACAAAGCGGCTATGCAGTCAGCTACGGTGAGAAAACCGAGGGCACCGCATCCATTGCCGCTCCTATCTTCGGCGTCAACCAAAAGGTCGTGGGCGCTTTGAGTATCGGCGTTCCGAGCTATCGGATCAACGAGCAACTCTTGTCCTCACTCATTGAACAAACCCAACAAAGTGCCAAAGAAATTTCCCACAAGATCGGTGCCTTACCTTAA
- a CDS encoding helix-turn-helix domain-containing protein, producing the protein MRDNRAAHTSTSLPPTSLFLLKDIQQITLSQAEEWLFSGESTHAILIVTKGTGRMLDESDQANNMPEGSVLIIPRESSRQVRADTEDPLRFLVFCFDVLQQQDPLTNAYIPNRSWQLDQKQNVFSQIDNCTELALTLYAHQHASEPLEVFQNQIRFQQLLHLIWRHAERQAAVETSTVIDQTISYIHANYAESISLDDLANRAGLTPRYYAELFKKKVGKSPIDYLTSCRMEHAKTLLRESNKRLREVARLVGYADEFYFSRRFKQQIGVSPTVFVRMNQKQLAPITFHYAEYLLALGIRPIGAPEEQVLYLREQLRVKEADEIVSLPENTPDLIKPLQPTFILTESTRDYAAFSKIAPTFALPWLAQDVFGHLNMLADMFDMKDRAHSWLKQHEQKVVKAKQCIDAHIQKNETFLILNVRPTNLLAYGARNIGHVLYKSLKLTPPKMIQEELQRNPNFWATQINEAQLSQCAADWLFVHIFDDDLSRSHFKKLMEQDVWQQIPAVQKGQVAVLNPIWFSYDPLSLDVQLEEAVHILTQSTTATLSKEKRNILHG; encoded by the coding sequence ATGCGCGACAATCGTGCTGCACATACAAGTACGTCTCTACCGCCAACTTCTTTGTTTCTTCTAAAAGACATACAGCAGATCACCTTGTCCCAAGCAGAAGAATGGCTATTTTCAGGGGAATCTACTCATGCCATACTCATCGTGACAAAAGGAACAGGTCGCATGCTGGACGAATCGGATCAAGCCAACAACATGCCAGAGGGAAGTGTTCTCATCATTCCACGAGAATCTTCCAGACAAGTACGGGCTGATACAGAAGATCCACTCCGCTTCCTTGTGTTCTGTTTTGACGTACTGCAACAACAAGATCCGCTCACCAATGCCTATATCCCGAATCGTTCCTGGCAGCTTGACCAAAAACAAAATGTCTTCAGCCAGATCGACAACTGCACGGAGCTTGCCCTCACTTTGTACGCCCACCAGCACGCCAGTGAGCCATTGGAAGTGTTTCAAAATCAGATTCGCTTTCAGCAATTGCTGCATCTGATATGGAGGCATGCAGAGCGACAAGCTGCTGTAGAGACGTCCACAGTCATCGATCAGACGATTTCCTACATCCATGCGAATTATGCGGAGTCCATCTCCTTGGATGACTTGGCGAATCGAGCTGGCCTGACCCCTCGGTATTACGCCGAGCTCTTCAAGAAAAAGGTAGGAAAAAGCCCGATTGATTATTTGACAAGCTGTCGGATGGAGCATGCGAAGACACTTCTGCGAGAATCGAATAAACGCTTGCGTGAGGTGGCACGCCTCGTCGGATATGCGGATGAGTTTTACTTCAGCAGACGTTTCAAGCAACAGATTGGGGTATCGCCCACTGTCTTTGTCCGCATGAACCAGAAGCAATTGGCTCCCATCACCTTCCACTATGCTGAGTATTTATTGGCTCTCGGAATCAGACCGATTGGCGCTCCGGAAGAGCAAGTCTTATATTTACGTGAGCAATTACGCGTGAAAGAAGCAGATGAAATCGTTAGCCTGCCTGAGAACACACCGGACTTGATCAAACCATTGCAACCGACGTTTATTTTGACGGAATCTACAAGAGATTACGCTGCTTTCTCCAAAATTGCCCCTACCTTTGCACTTCCCTGGCTTGCGCAAGATGTATTCGGTCATTTGAACATGTTGGCCGATATGTTTGATATGAAGGATCGGGCACACTCGTGGCTCAAGCAACATGAACAGAAGGTTGTAAAGGCGAAGCAATGCATCGACGCTCATATTCAGAAGAACGAAACATTCTTGATCCTCAATGTGCGTCCAACGAACCTATTGGCATACGGCGCCAGAAATATCGGACATGTGCTGTACAAATCTTTGAAGCTGACGCCGCCCAAAATGATTCAAGAGGAGCTGCAACGGAACCCAAATTTCTGGGCGACCCAAATCAACGAGGCTCAATTGAGTCAGTGCGCCGCCGATTGGCTGTTTGTCCACATTTTCGATGATGATCTCTCACGGTCACATTTCAAAAAGCTGATGGAACAGGATGTCTGGCAACAGATTCCGGCTGTGCAAAAAGGCCAGGTAGCCGTCCTCAACCCGATCTGGTTTTCGTACGACCCCCTCTCCCTCGACGTTCAACTGGAAGAGGCTGTCCATATATTGACTCAATCAACCACCGCCACATTGTCCAAAGAAAAACGGAATATTCTCCATGGATAA
- a CDS encoding D-arabinono-1,4-lactone oxidase → MLTVKKHANHWTNWTGNVQSQPKQVAMPGSVDEVVQLVLACKKAGTRIRVVGSGHSFTRLVQTEDCLLSLDHLQGIVSVDPASDTVEVWAGTKLKTLGYLLHQAGYSQENLGDINAQSIAGAVSTGTHGTGIHFGSISTQVVGLTVVTAAGEVLEVSEPSRPELFKAMQVSLGLLGIIVRVKLRVLPAYRLRYQSRRMPLDECLSSLETFKTEHRHFEFFIFPYSDTVQVKFMDETSDPPSGNQRWSYLKKMVVENGLFWLLSESCRLRPSLTKSVSKLSAQSVPSVHESGYSHQLFATPRLVRFYEMEYCIPAEHMGDAIRELCQAIEQERFAVHFPLECRYVKKDDIWLSPAYERDSAFIAVHMYKGMPYEAYFARMEEIFARYGGRPHWGKMHSMTAEQLHQVYPRLPDFLAIRSELDPDGLFVNPYLAELFGIS, encoded by the coding sequence ATGCTCACTGTAAAGAAGCACGCGAATCACTGGACCAATTGGACAGGAAATGTACAAAGCCAGCCAAAGCAAGTCGCGATGCCAGGGTCCGTGGATGAAGTCGTGCAGCTTGTCCTTGCTTGCAAGAAGGCAGGTACACGGATTCGAGTCGTCGGCTCCGGTCATTCCTTCACTCGGCTCGTCCAGACAGAAGACTGCTTGCTATCCTTGGATCATCTCCAAGGAATCGTCAGTGTAGACCCTGCCTCTGATACCGTTGAAGTCTGGGCAGGCACCAAGCTCAAGACACTCGGATACCTCCTGCATCAAGCGGGCTACTCCCAAGAAAACCTCGGAGACATTAACGCCCAGTCCATTGCAGGGGCCGTCAGCACCGGAACACATGGCACAGGCATTCATTTTGGTAGCATCTCCACGCAAGTCGTCGGGCTGACAGTCGTGACCGCAGCCGGGGAGGTTTTAGAAGTATCCGAGCCATCTCGGCCGGAGCTGTTCAAAGCCATGCAAGTCTCTCTCGGTCTCTTGGGCATCATCGTACGCGTCAAGCTGCGTGTCCTCCCAGCCTATCGCCTGCGCTACCAAAGCCGTCGCATGCCCCTCGATGAGTGCCTGTCCTCTCTGGAGACGTTTAAAACCGAGCATCGGCATTTCGAATTCTTTATCTTCCCGTATTCGGACACCGTTCAGGTGAAATTCATGGACGAGACCAGCGATCCCCCTAGCGGCAATCAACGATGGAGCTATTTGAAAAAAATGGTCGTAGAAAATGGGCTGTTTTGGCTCTTGTCCGAGAGCTGCCGATTGCGCCCTTCTCTCACCAAAAGCGTCAGCAAGCTGTCCGCCCAAAGCGTTCCCTCTGTCCATGAGAGCGGCTACAGCCATCAGCTTTTTGCCACCCCTCGCCTTGTGCGTTTTTACGAAATGGAATACTGCATACCCGCTGAGCATATGGGCGATGCCATACGGGAGCTGTGTCAGGCGATTGAGCAGGAACGCTTTGCTGTTCATTTTCCGCTGGAATGCCGGTACGTCAAAAAGGACGACATCTGGCTCAGTCCTGCTTACGAAAGGGATAGTGCCTTCATTGCCGTCCACATGTACAAGGGCATGCCTTACGAAGCGTATTTTGCCCGGATGGAGGAGATTTTCGCTCGATATGGCGGACGTCCACACTGGGGGAAAATGCACAGCATGACCGCCGAGCAGCTTCATCAGGTTTATCCGCGCCTGCCCGATTTCCTCGCCATTCGCTCTGAGCTCGACCCTGACGGCTTGTTCGTGAACCCGTATTTAGCCGAGCTGTTCGGCATCTCCTGA
- a CDS encoding M20/M25/M40 family metallo-hydrolase — MQKWQSKEQLVDLLCNLVSIPSITGSSAEKDLPGYVVDQLRTLPYYQANPDHVRANPTGDGRHFVTALVKKEGVRDTVILVSHFDVVDVEDYGAWMKHAFDPKTLTPLFQQNQADMPADVQQDIRTGNWLFGRGTMDMKCGLTLHMSMIEQAIAGEFDGNILLLTVPDEEVNSVGMRAAVPALLKIAEEFDLSYTTVLNSEPMFTRYPGDTNTYLYTGSIGKVLPGFLCYGKETHVGEPFAGLNGNYMASQITCELELNTSFCEVVEGEASPPPTNLIQKDLKKEYSVQIPHRAVTLFNLFLLEKQMEDVVEPLLESAKNVAERMKQNYLKHASQFANFAPFSPRDLSISVMTYEELYAYAKKTYGEEKLRQLEADVITNRGDKDDRDTTIELVDQLAILCKELSPMMILFFAPPFYPAVSSRNQPLIQQTMEEMKAYARDHHQVNLVKQNYFGGISDLSYVGLQYPAASMKPLVANMPLWDNGYSIPLQELEAFDVPVMNLGPVGRDAHQWTERLDIDYAFETLKDMLPRCIQSLLQNGKALKE, encoded by the coding sequence ATGCAAAAATGGCAATCAAAAGAGCAACTCGTTGATCTCTTGTGCAATTTGGTAAGCATCCCAAGCATTACAGGATCATCTGCCGAGAAGGACTTGCCTGGCTACGTCGTCGATCAGCTGCGCACCCTGCCTTATTATCAAGCCAATCCCGATCATGTGCGTGCGAATCCGACCGGGGACGGGCGCCATTTTGTCACTGCTCTGGTTAAAAAAGAAGGTGTACGAGACACCGTTATTCTCGTCAGCCATTTTGATGTGGTCGATGTCGAGGATTACGGCGCCTGGATGAAGCATGCTTTTGATCCGAAGACCCTCACTCCTCTCTTCCAACAAAACCAAGCGGATATGCCAGCAGACGTTCAACAGGATATTCGTACCGGCAACTGGCTGTTTGGCCGTGGCACCATGGATATGAAATGCGGACTAACACTGCACATGTCGATGATTGAGCAAGCGATTGCTGGAGAGTTCGACGGCAACATTTTGCTTCTGACCGTCCCTGACGAAGAGGTAAATTCTGTCGGGATGCGTGCAGCAGTCCCAGCACTGCTGAAAATCGCCGAAGAGTTCGACCTGAGCTACACGACCGTGCTCAACTCCGAGCCGATGTTTACCCGCTATCCAGGGGATACGAATACGTACTTGTACACAGGCTCTATCGGAAAAGTGCTGCCAGGCTTCCTCTGCTACGGCAAAGAAACACATGTCGGTGAGCCTTTTGCTGGGTTAAACGGCAATTACATGGCCTCTCAAATTACATGTGAGCTCGAGCTGAACACATCCTTCTGCGAGGTCGTCGAGGGAGAAGCATCTCCTCCGCCAACGAACCTGATTCAAAAGGATCTGAAAAAAGAGTACTCTGTGCAAATTCCGCATCGTGCTGTGACGCTGTTCAACCTGTTCCTGCTGGAAAAGCAAATGGAGGATGTCGTAGAGCCGCTGCTGGAATCGGCAAAAAATGTCGCAGAGCGCATGAAGCAAAATTACCTCAAGCACGCGAGCCAGTTTGCCAACTTTGCGCCTTTTAGCCCGCGGGATCTGTCCATTTCCGTCATGACTTACGAAGAACTGTATGCCTATGCGAAGAAAACGTACGGGGAAGAAAAGCTTCGCCAGCTGGAAGCAGATGTGATCACCAATCGCGGCGACAAGGACGATCGCGACACCACGATCGAGCTGGTGGATCAATTAGCGATTCTGTGCAAAGAACTGTCGCCGATGATGATCTTGTTCTTCGCACCACCGTTTTACCCGGCAGTTAGCTCGCGCAATCAGCCTCTGATCCAGCAAACGATGGAAGAGATGAAAGCATACGCGAGAGATCATCACCAGGTCAATTTGGTCAAACAAAACTACTTTGGCGGTATCTCTGACTTAAGCTACGTCGGACTCCAATATCCGGCGGCATCCATGAAGCCATTGGTAGCGAACATGCCTTTATGGGACAACGGCTACTCCATTCCGCTTCAGGAGCTCGAAGCTTTTGATGTACCTGTCATGAACCTCGGTCCAGTCGGACGTGACGCCCATCAGTGGACAGAGCGTCTGGACATCGACTATGCATTCGAAACGTTAAAAGACATGCTTCCTCGTTGCATCCAGTCTCTCTTGCAAAATGGGAAAGCATTGAAGGAATAG